A single region of the Gorilla gorilla gorilla isolate KB3781 chromosome 1, NHGRI_mGorGor1-v2.1_pri, whole genome shotgun sequence genome encodes:
- the OR2AJ1 gene encoding olfactory receptor 2AJ1: MMGHQNHTFSSDFILLGLFSSSPTSVVFFLVLFFIFTMSVTENTLMILLIRSDSRLHTPMYFLLSHLSFMDILHVSNIVPKMVINFLSGSRTISFAGCGFQVFLSLTLLGGECLLLAAMSYDRYVAICHPLRYPILMKEYASALMAGGSWLIGVFNSTVHTAYALQFPFCGSRAIDHFFCEIPAMLKLSCADTTRYERGVCVSAVIFLLIPFSLISASYGQIILTVLQMKSSEARKKSFSTCSFHMIVVTMYYGPFIFTYMRPKSYHTPGQDKFLAIFYMILTPTLNPFIYSFRNKDVLAAMKNMLKSNFLHKK, from the coding sequence aTGATGGGCCATCAGAATCACACTTTCAGCAGTGATTTCATACTTTTGGGATTGTTCTCTTCTTCCCCAACAAGTGTGGTCTtcttcttagttttatttttcattttcactatGAGTGTAACAGAAAATACGCTCATGATCCTCCTCATTCGCAGTGACTCCCGACTCCACACTCCAATGTATTTTCTGCTCAGCCATCTCTCCTTTATGGATATCTTGCATGTTTCCAACATCGTTCCCAAAATGGTCATTAACTTTCTGTCAGGCAGCAGAACTATTTCATTTGCAGGTTGTGGGTTCCAGGTATTTCTGTCCCTCACCCTCCTGGGTGGTGAGTGCCTTCTTCTGGCTGCAATGTCCTATGATCGCTATGTGGCTATCTGTCACCCGCTGCGCTATCCGATTCTTATGAAGGAGTATGCCAGCGCTCTCATGGCTGGAGGCTCCTGGCTCATTGGGGTTTTCAACTCCACAGTCCACACAGCTTATGCACTGCAGTTTCCCTTCTGTGGCTCTAGGGCAATTGATCACTTCTTCTGTGAAATCCCTGCCATGTTGAAGTTGTCCTGTGCAGACACAACACGCTATGAACGAGGGGTTTGTGTAAGTGCTGTGATCTTCCTGCTGATCCCTTTCTCCTTGATCTCTGCTTCTTATGGCCAAATTATTCTTACTGTCCTCCAGATGAAATCATCAGAGGCAAGGAAAAAGTCATTTTCCACTTGTTCCTTCCACATGATTGTGGTCACGATGTACTATGGgccatttatttttacatatatgagACCTAAATCATACCACACTCCAGGCCAGGATAAGTTCCTGGCAATATTCTATATGATCCTCACACCCACACTCAACCCTTTCATCTACAGCTTTAGGAATAAAGATGTTCTGGCGGCGATGAAAAATATGCTCAAAAGTAACTTtctacataaaaaatga
- the OR2T8 gene encoding olfactory receptor 2T8: MENGSYSSYFILLGLFNHTRAHQVLFMMLLSIVFTSLFSNSLMILLIHRDRRLHTPMYFLLSQLSLMDVMLVSTTVPKMAADYLTGNKAISRAGCGVQIFFLPTLGGGECFLLAAMAYDRYAAVCHPLRYPTLMSWQLCLRMTMSCWLLGAADGLLQAVVTLSFPYCGAHEIDHFFCEAPVLVRLVCADTSVFENAMYICCVLMLLVPLSLILSSYGLILAAVLHMRSTEARKKAFATCSSHLAVVGLFYGAGIFNYMRPKSHRSTNHDKVVSAFYSMFTPLLNPLIYSVRNSEVKGALTRCMGRCVALSRE; this comes from the coding sequence ATGGAAAATGGGAGCTATAGCTCTTATTTCATTCTCCTAGGACTCTTTAATCACACCAGAGCCCACCAAGTCCTCTTCATGATGCTTCTGAGTATCGTTTTCACCTCCCTGTTTAGCAATTCCCTCATGATTCTCCTGATTCACCGGGACCGCCGGCTCCACACGCCCATGTACTTCCTCCTGAGCCAACTCTCCCTCATGGACGTGATGCTGGTTTCCACCACTGTGCCCAAAATGGCGGCTGACTACTTGACCGGAAATAAGGCCATCTCCCGCGCTGGCTGTGGTGTGCAGATCTTCTTCCTCCCCACACTGGGTGGTGGAGAGTGCTTCCTCTTAGCAGCCATGGCCTATGACCGCTATGCGGCTGTCTGCCACCCACTCCGATATCCCACTCTCATGAGCTGGCAGCTGTGCCTGAGGATGACCATGTCGTGTTGGCTCCTGGGTGCAGCTGACGGGCTCCTGCAGGCTGTTGTTACCCTGAGCTTCCCATATTGCGGTGCACATGAGATCGATCACTTCTTCTGCGAGGCCCCCGTGCTGGTTCGTTTGGTTTGTGCTGACACTTCAGTCTTCGAAAACGCCATGTACATCTGCTGTGTGTTAATGCTCCTGGTGCCCTTGTCCCTCATCCTGTCCTCCTATGGTCTCATCCTCGCTGCTGTTCTGCACATGCGCTCTACAGAAGCCCGCAAGAAGGCCTTTGCCACCTGCTCTTCACATTTGGCTGTGGTGGGACTCTTTTATGGAGCTGGCATTTTTAACTATATGAGACCCAAATCCCACAGGTCCACTAACCACGACAAGGTTGTGTCAGCCTTCTATAGTATGTTCACCCCTTTACTCAACCCCCTCATCTACAGTGTGAGGAACAGTGAGGTCAAGGGAGCCCTGACAAGGTGTATGGGTCGGTGTGTGGCCTTAAGTCGTGAATAA